GGACCCAGTGAAGTCCTCTATCTGCCTGTGGCTCATGTTTGTCTAATTCGATTACTGAGAGATCAAATTGGCCTCAGTGTGTTTAccaaaaacaaaccacagatATGGTGGTTTATCATTTTTCATCGTACATCCACAGTTTGCTCCAATTAAATTAGTTTTCATCCTCTTTGCAGTTCACACTGAACTTGTTTTCATCTTTGGTTGTGTAATGAGTCTCTTTACGGATTTTCAATGTTCAGGGGTTATTTCATCCCGTGTTCTTCAACATGTCCTAGCCTCTCCTTTATATCCCACCAGAAATAACACTATTCCTGCCATATTCCAAACATCTTTTATATAAACTGCAGGTTTCTGTTTGTAAAGCAGCAACAATTCAATGTGATCAATCCTCATTTATTAACTACATAACGCTAAAGACCCACAACAGGGTTGGTTTTCTACACAGCCCTGTTGTGTAGTTTGTCATGCTCGTTGGCCATAAATGAAGAATGTGGGGAAAGTTTTGTTATTAGAACGGTTGACATCTGTGTTTAATTTTTCCAGTGAttcatcagctgtgtgagttggATCATGACAAATTTCTGCATCTTGCGCAGGACTAGCTGGAATTAGGAAAAagcacagattaaaaaaatagttCAGAGACATTTTTTATCAGTTTATCTTTTTTAACTCTGCCTGGCCCACTGCTGGGTCTGTAGAGAATCATATAATGCCTCCAATCATAGTTCAAAGgtttattgaaatgaatgaCAAAAGTTATATTTTGTTGTGCGTTTAGTTAATGTGCCTAATATGATTCACTAAACAACTTGTGTAATGGTCTGGTGATAAAAcgtgatttctttattttatagaATTTTATCAACATCTGCATCTAATTGTGTAATACAATGTTGTGTTCTCGACAAATTGTGTGATTTGAGGTGAAACTCAAATATAAGGTCGTGTGGGAGCACATGAGCTCTTACATCACGTCATGGCTGCTTTCATTCCCAGTAGGCTCTTCTTAaacaatgccccccccccccccaaaaaaaaggcCTGATCTGAGATACAGTGCTGGGACATTTTGTCACTAAAATCATACCCATGAGATCAAGACCCATCACCCCAGGGGCTTCTCACATTCCTGAGAGGTGGCCCTGCATGCACACGGGGCACTGTATGTTGTGTAAGCCTCTTTGTGCTGCTTCTTAGGCACAAGATCAGAGTTTCTAGAAAGATTAGGGGGTGAGCGATTTGTTGGGGAGGGAGGTAGACTTAGTACTCCAGAGGGATCCCGTGACTGGGGAGTGATTAGGAGGAGTGAGTCATGAGGCTCAACTGAGGGATGAATGATTGGGAGgcctcacaaaaacacacattctcgCATTCGAAACAATGCCCAACTCGTGTCATCAGAGGAGAAGTCATCCTGAAAATGAAAACGTCTTTTTGTGTTTGAAGCAAAGGCAAATTTAGCTGAGAGAGATGTTTGAGTAATGAGTATAATCTCATTCTGGTATATTATTTACGCAGCTCTCATCAGTTAGCAGATGTTTTGTGCTTTTTCCCCAGACTATTCTGCGAGTGGAGTTTGACTCAAGTCTGATACTGGTAGTCTCAAAGGGCAAAAGGAAGTCAGGAGAGCTGATGATAAGATACACATAGAAAAACCATTGATTTCTTAACAGTTGTGTCTGACCTGTAAGTCTCTTGTACATTGATCGTTACTCAAACAGATCGTTACTCAAACAGATATAGAAAGCCGAATAAACAAAGCCGTCGTTTTACTATGCAGCATTTTGAAGgtgataaccctaacccagcttTCAGTCTGAAACATGACCCGCATGTGCGTGCAGTCTTATGACCGATGAGTTCACTCCTGAAGCATGATTTCTAGAGAAGTCATGATGATGGTGTGACTCGATGGCCGATCTGCATTTTGATCCACGGAGACCGACCATCAGTGATTTTACAGCCTCACATGAGGTCACATCTGATAACTACATCACAACAAACCCCTTTGTGCTCGGTCTTAAAGCGCTTCAACACGTGGCTGCTCACTTTATACTGATTGTGTTCATGATGCTACAGCATGATGCTATCTCCTCTCTGTACCTtggaaaaagaagcagaaatgtCATCGTTCTTCAGTGTAGATATTCAACTTTCAGTGTTTTAACTACGTCAAGTTTAGAAACAAAAGactaatttatttgtatttattagcgaaagggaaaaaaaggccTGTTTCCTCTTGAGTAAAGAGAGAAAAgcacagatcatgtgacagatcCCTGTAAttctatcaatgtgtgtttatctctatAGAAGTTTGCTTTGTTAAATGCAACATCTAAGTATTGTAGTTGTTCTGGAAATGCTGAAGATCCATAATTTGGGATTATTGACACTTTTTAGCACAGGTTAAATAACTAGAGCTATTTATCTCCAGAATTAAAAATATGACAAACATACAGACAAATTTGAAAACCGTTGCCTTCTCGccaaaattattttctttaattacctCTCGAAATCACAGGTTTTCTCATATTCACATATGTTGTACAAGCATTCTGATCTGTATACACAATAATGATAACTTGTCATCCGTGAATTTAAACTCATATGTGTGTAACACATGTTTATTGCAGGCTGCAGGAGCGGTGTTGGCCTACATCGGGTCCTACGTGATCCACAGCTACAACAACTTCGACAGTTTCATTCAGGACAAGTATGCGCTGGTCCCAGCAGCTATCACCATCGGCATCAGCGTGGTGATGTTCGTGTTCGGTCTGCTGGGATGCTGCTCCACGCTACGGGAGTCCAAGTTCGGCCTCAGCTTTGTAAGTATGTGTGAGACAGGAGAGATAGTACACGCTCTACTGGTCCTCTAATTTGCTTGACATCTGTTTCCTCAGCTGTAGAGTCTGAAGGTGAAAGTGCCACTATACACATATGTCAGCTCAGTTTATTATCTTTCATTTTTTGTTGCTTATTTATTTGTCCTTAGCGTCTGTTCGTCCTTTCACTCAGATTTTTCTTGACATCttatttcctctgtttcctcctctccagTTCTTTCTGGTCATCATGATGATGTTTGCGGCTGAGGTTGCTGCCTTGGTGTTTAGCTTCATCTACCAGGGCAAGGTGAGTCACAAACGTTTTCTATATCACACAATGTCTGCTGCTGAGCATAAACTTTATTGAATACATTTCATCTTCATTACTTTAAATCTGTTCTGGCACACATCATGTTTTTCAttatgtattgtgtgtgtccAGATCAGCGGAGACCTGGAGCGCTCTATGAATGAGTCCTTCTCAATGTATGACGGTCAGGGCACTGAAACCAAAGGTGTGGACTACTTGCAGTCTCAGGTTGGTATTATGTTCTGCTGTATATAAATAGTTGGTAATTTTATACTTCTGCTTTGTTTGCTTTCATTTCCTTCCCTTGAGCTTTCGTTTTAATCCCCAATCTCTCTTTTTGGcctctgaaaaaaaaatccatttgatCACATAAACAGCTAACACACAggatacaaacacatacacaacgtGGCCTGGTTTTTAAtcccctctctttttctcttcgactctgtgcagctgcagtgcTGTGGAGTTAACAATTACACCAGCTGGGCCAACACGACCTGGTTCAGCAGCCAAAACAACACAGTGCCTCTGTCCTGTTGTAAGAACAGCACCACACAGTGCACTGGCAGACTGGACCAACCAAACCTGCTCAACGTCGCGGTAAAGCCCACAGAATCACACCTTTCTCTTTAGACGTAAATGCTGTGTCAGAGAACATGTGCTAATGCATTgaactgtaaaatgtttatttggtATTTTCCAGGAATTTTCAAGaagagacatttcaataagTACTCAGCATTTTTAATACCCTCTacacttgtgtgtgtattttagggCTGTCAGGTCAAGCTGCAGAGCCTCATAGAGGATGTGTGGGGATACGCCATGCTGGTCATTCTGGGCTTCGCCGTCGTCAAGGTAAAGACGGCTGCAGTTAGccgagacaaacacacactccagcaGATGCGAAAGAGCATTGTCCAACAGTATTTCTGCGACAATATAATTAATATGTTCCCAATGAGTTGGTGAGTCAACGGTTACTGGAAACAGTCCAGCGTCTTTGTGGAGAAACAGTTGGCTGACACCTATACACTCCTTCACATAGTTTTAGTGCATGATTCATCTAACCTAGAGCCCTAGAGCTAGTTGGGTTGTATGTGAGAGCTCATCAGAGTAGGAAAACAGGAGGATTTACTGTTGAATGAAGATGAAATAGAGGATTTTATGTCTCTAAATCCACTCGTGTGAAAGATTGTAGCTCAGTCGAAGGctactctttaaaacagaaaagacatttcaatcaaattgtatttgtatcacccatatttacaaataacaatTTGTGTAATAGGGTTTAACAacgtgcaacatcctctgttcttaaccctcaacaagagtaagggaaaaaaaacattaacagggggaaaaaaaaaaattattcagaaAACTATCTGTATGGAATTTCATCCTTATTCTTGCACAGATAGATTACCATGTACTTCAGAGAACGAATTCAGTCGTTGATCCTCCAACTCAAATACAGAGCTTACTTGTAACCTCTGTGCTCCATTCCAGATCTAACCTCCATTCAAAATATGTTTGAAGAGCTTTGTGTCCGATTACCTTTATATTTCCTGTTGCAGTTCTTCGGGATGACGAGCGTATGTGTGATCACCTGTAGAAGTGGCAACCGGAGGAGTGGCTACCAGCCTCTCTATGCCTGAAGTCCTCCACAACCTCCGCCCCTAGGTGTGCTGACCACTTGAGAACAAAAGGCCTCCTTATTCTGCTCTGTACTGAAGCATACAGGTCCAACATGTAGAAGTGTAATGGAACACAGTAGAGCAaacacctccgccaaggcccaacaatcctACACACCGCTGTCTAGTTAATACATATTCTCCTTGGCGGAGAACAACACACAGGTGCAAACTCAAAATCACATTTCtccctaaaaaaaagaataagtccaatttttaacatttttttaaaataattgtcCTAATGTCCCTCAGGAGATTTGTATGAGTCTCAGGTGTCCATGTTGGTTGAGCTGTCAAAGGTTTCCTTACTATCACAGGCCAACCACAGTGAAAAAATTCTTCAGTAATAAAATTGTTGGAAATACTGAACCCTGTTGGATTTTGTTAGCTCAAAGCAGTTTTCTCCTTGCTGCTGGATCACATTGATATTCTTCTACAGAACATTCTTCTTTGACATGTATTGTAGCAAAAGATTGCAACCTAGGTTTTAAGCTTTTTGTGATcatgaacaaaataaattaaaagcagTTAAACGCCTTATTTAGAATTGTAACTGACAAATGGATGAagtatatgcatataatgtTGAATGGTCAGTTGACTGTATTTAATTAAGTTACAGTTCTAGTACGTATTTTGACGATTGGTTGTTATTGTGTTTCTAAATTAAAAAGGtcaatatttcacaataatttGGAGGTTGGTGCAGTTTTATCACGTGCCTGTGTTACCTTGTCTTCTGTGTGTTGTTAAATGTATGATATTAAATGAGTTAATGTTCTATTATAGGTAGAACATTAGTCgaccaaaaataataataacaataataataataatatttaaatagcacttttttaaaaacaaagtaaCAAAGTTCTTTGTTAAGcaaaacagaagaaataaatatatagaattagaaaaaaatgacacaatataaaataattaaaataatcaaatcaaatgaagtCGGGGTTACAAGGATCCATTgtgacttaaataaataaatgaaagccCAGTAAATGCAtgtttactgtatataaatgaATATGGTATGAAGGGGGGGACAGATACAGTTTTGTTTGCTGCTGTACCAAAGCACGATGCTGGCATTCTTCTCAAGCAGCAGTGTTGGGGTCACAGCAGGTTAGTGGCACAGAGTCCACGTGCACATCATCACATTATCTCTCTGTGTTCATTCTACACAAAGTCTGAAAAAATTTAAGGTAATTAAAACTCCACACGTGTCATAACTGTAACACAGCACAGTATAGGTCCACTACTGATGAGGGTGTAgatttaattgattttaaataaCTCCTAAATTCTTCAAACCAGCTATTCCTTAAGGTTATTTGTCTTCCCCTTCGGAACTCTCAATCCTTTAATAAACAAATCCGAAACAACACATAAGAACTCCATCAGGATAACAGCACTTTGTcatcaatttgtgttttttttgtatgtttggTTGCAATCACAAAGAAATCCCTGCAGGTGGTGCTGGGAAACCTGCTCTGTGTTTGAAGTCCTCTACCAGCAGTTGTGGTGATGAAGAGGCCGGAGAAAAACCTCATGTGAATTAAGTAGAAGACGAGAATACATATTAAACATTCAGATTTACATGCATTCATGTATAACTAAGGTCTCTcctgtccacttgtgatgggATCAGGTGAGACGGATGTTTGatgccaggtctgaacagggagGTTATGGTGTTGGTTTCTCAGTTCACCTCTTCTCTCCTAGGGCATCGTTCTCCCCCTTCCTCTGTTTTACATTTGAGAGTAATGACATCTGTGTCAGCAGATTGAGTTTAATTATCTGTCAACTATATAAGACCAGAAACCaagaatatttaatttattagcTCCTATGGTcgtgaatgaaaataatattaagaaaTAAGTGGAAAgaagtaaaataacaataagaaaaatgtatgaacaaaatgtaaagagcagtcaaaagaaaaagaagattaacaaaaaaaatgttgtactttttttaatgaaatgtgaaattaacagagtaaaaatgtattctgaaacatgaaaaaacattgataaaaaaaattcatggcaagtttaaaaaaagaaaatacacaacaagaaaaataaagtgAGTAAAAAGTGAGCATTAATTTCCCCAAAAATGTGAAAGTttgaaatcaatgaaaagaaaaatcggacaaaaagaaagtaaagagaAACGTaagaaaactgaaacaaaatcataaatatataagaaatgtaaaaacaataaataaaaatagtgacTGAACTGGAGTGTAGGTGTTAATTCACAGAAGTaagagttgtgtttgttttgtcattgCAGCGATTTCTATTCCCTTCTGAATTATCTCTACTCACCACATGTGTCCCCTCCGAAGACTGTTTCCCTGTGTTCGATCCAAGAACTCTTGTCCACAGAATTCCTTCATGTTTCCTGTAACATGTCTGTTaggaatttgttttttctttccttacGTATATCTGGGATTTAGCTTTGAACAAGTCACAAAGACCCCGGCTTAGCACAAATAGTTTGTGTCTGAGCTGGGTCACATGGTTGATAAACGGGGATATTAGCTGTTTTTTATGGGCTTcatgaaatggaaaaaagacCAGCGTGCTACTCgttgttattaaaaataatacagaCAAATAAAGATGGTTTTATTTCGATTTCTCCCTTTCAACATTCTTTTTAGGGGAGACTCATAAATAATGAACACTGACGAGACCAGGAGCAGGTGCTActgacaacatgtgtgtgtatgtgtgtgtgtgtgtgtgtgtgtttgggtgcaCACAAACTGTGTACCTACAGTACATAAACCCAGTCTGTCAGAGAACACAGTGTCCAGAGTTTACactggatagatagatagatagatagatagatagatagatagatagatagatagatagatagatagatagatatcttTGTCATTGTTCATTAGCAGAAAATAACATGACCAGAATTGTATGTGTTGTGTAGCAGTGTTTTTGAtgatgtgtggatgtgtgtgtgatgatgtgtgtgtacgtgtagcAGTGTGTTTTTGATGATGTGTGTGCAAGATGATGGTGGGGCTATTTGTGATGCAGTGTTGACACCAAAGCAGATGCCTGCAGTGAATCTGATAgcatcatttcttttatttaataatgcaGAGCTGTGCTGCTTTTTCAGAGGTTTGTGGTAATGGATGAGCAGCTCTGACTACAGCTGAGGAGGATATCCATAAATAGTGGTTACCCTCCTATTGGGCTATAAAACAAGATGGGGCTCATTTATACTGCACTCAGATTGGTTTCATATTGTGTCGCGTGTGACAGTAAAAATGGCTGGTGTAGATTTATAGTTCTCACAATGAACAATCTTTTTACTACCTACCTGTAATTTATTATTGCCTCTACAGTATCTCACATGGTCAGTGTGTTCACAGCAGTTTTTGTCAGCTCACTGTGACTCTGCAGtgaattgaatatatatatatatatatacactaccgttcaaaagtttggggtcacccagacaattttgTGTTGGGTTAGAACtaaaactcacacttttatttatcaaatgagttgcaaaactaatagaaaatatagtcaagacattgacaaggttagaaataatgtttttttttttttatattaattctgttcttcaaactttgctttcgtcacagaatgctccatttgcagcaatcagagcattgcagacctttggctttctagctgttaatttgttgaggtaatctgtagaaatgtcACCGCACGCTTCCTGAAGCccctcccacaagttggattgtCTTTATCggcacttcttgcgtaccatacggtcaagctgctcccacaacagctcaatggggttgagatctggtgactgcgctggtcactccattacagacagcataCCAGCTGCCTGATTCTTCCCTAAATAATCttgcataatttggaggtgtgctttgggtcattgtcctgttgtaggaggaaattggctccaatcaagcgctgtccacagggtataGCATGGCGTTacaaaatggagtgatagccttccttatttaaaatcccttttaccttgtacaaatctcccactttaccagcaccaaagcagccacAGACCATCACATTACCTCCACAATGCTGGACAGATGGCGTCAggactcttccagcatcttttcaccttttctgcatctcacaaatgttcttctgtgtgatccaaacacctcaatccttgattcgtctgtccataacaattttttccaatcttcttctgtccaatgtctgtgcTCTTTTGctcatatcaatcttttctttttattagccagtctcagatatggctttttctttgccactctacCTAGAAGGCAAGCATCCCGGAGTCGCTTCTTCACTGTAGACATTGACACTGGCGTTTTACGGGTACagtttaaagaagctgccagttgaggacctgtgagcAGGGGCGCCGCTAGGGATTTTGGGCCCCATGAAAAGAATCTTTACAGGGCCCCCAACACAGCGGCAAAATTTTTTGATGCTATTTTACATAcaattatgcattttaatgGTATTTTTGACTATCATTACcatatttgtgaaagaagaacagcatGACAGTTGACATGTACAGTAGGGGAAGAACTGAGCACTCTGAATACAATGGAATTCAttttgagtcatttatttgctgcaccactgattcttaaattggaaataaactcttccatgaaaaaatagcaattataatcagtggagagaaaaaaatctcagcaaaaacaaaaacgccATCAGAATACAAAATGGCCATATATGATTTCTCATCATTTAAGTAGAACTTAATATATGAAAGaatggcaaatatatatataatataacgttGCCGACTGAGTCAAGCTTCCTTTTGCAACCTTTCAATCACTGGTCCTTGCTCAACTCTTCTCACCAAAAGCCCAACGCCGAGCCTTCTCATGTGCAAAATCACTTATCAGGTCTTTGAAGTCCAGCTTTCTAGCCAACTGACTCTCAATTGACAGCATGGCAAGACTGCAAAGTCTTTCCTGAGACATTGTGGacctcaaatagttttttatcatttttagtttACTGAACGCTCTCTCACCACCAGCAACAGTAACTGGCAGGGTGCAAAATATGCGCAAGGCGATGCACacttctccaatgtattgtacatTCGACGCCACTTCACATCACACATTTTATACCCATTTTGACTGGTCAGTGCACTAGTGGAAGGCTTTTTCTGTACATGGGAGAAAAGCACACATGGTATGCAATAAAGTGAATTATTACTTTGACTAAAAGTCAGCCAGTCTCTGTttaccttttctcttttatttgctgCCTTTGTATAATTCAGGTAGTCAGGGAATGGCTTCCCCTTTGAATCACATGGCATTtctacttctttctctctcatggcCAATTTCCTTACTATCTTCTCCCTATCCTGATCAGTTAAAGCTGCTGGCCAGAAACCAGGTTCATCAGTCAAATGATCTTCTTCCCTTTCAAAGACCTGAACATcagcttgttgttcttcctgcctctctgttgTCTTTCTGGCTCTTTCTGTATTCagtccatcctcctctgaaTTCCTTTCAACTTCTTCGCCCTCACTCTCTGTCGCCTGTGTTTCTGCACTCTCACATGTCATCTGTACCctcttccatctcttcctccacttcctccacatccCTCCCTGACAAACCAGAAGAGGGTCCTGGACCTGGCTCTGTAGAGTGTACATGACATACATTAATTATATAGGATTTCCTATAATATAACTATTTGTAATAGCATAGTCACCAACATGTAAACTTCTCTGATTGGACTGAGAGCAGTCACCCCAGTCTGCTGCACACACCACAgatgttctcctctgttcttacTGCACGtcttctatttcattttttaaaagggtttatgctttttaaaccattaaaattgttcaaaatgccttttatttaattcattttaattaatgaattaccttcatatttgtattgttttgagactgtagtaaaatgtattatattttgtattatattatatattattattattattattattattattattatttcaacacacacagctgctcaccTCCTTCCTCATGTGGGGCCACTGGGGCTGATTCAGGGGCAGGGGGAGTTGGGGGctgacagacagctgctgcagcttctggtgCACTTGACTCTGTTCAGAATGAGGCATCATTTTGACAGAGGGGAGATTAACTATTATTGAATAAGAACAGCTTGATAAATGTTTGACTGGATTGATTATTTAACTAATAtagcagtaaaatgtaaaaatccagagttttcttgagctaacatggtgagaaaagtgAGCTAGCTTATAGACCACAGACAGGGACAAAGTTAATATCCATAACTTTCCACCACAACAAACCCACCTTTTTTTTGGAAATACTGGGTGACATATTGTCGACCCTtcaactccttctcctctcttaatttattttcctttcttttttggctGCCTGATTTTTGAGGTATACTGCTGTCTCCTCCGCCGCTGTGGCACGCTGTCTGTGACAAATCGCCGGTGCGCTACCGGCTGCAGCTGATCCAGTCGGACTGAACCATTTTACGTaaatagagggggggaagggggggcccTGCAGGGGTTGATGcttccaaaacaaataaaggaatTGTTACCAggacatggaaaataaaatatgtgtgatTATATGTTAGTTAATAACTTagtgtcattattttttctgtattataatttcatcatcattagggGCCTCTCTGGGCCCCCCTCCATCATGGGCCCCTAGAATCCGTCTCCTTTACCCCCCCTTTTCGGCGCCCCTGCCTGTGAGGCttctatttctcaaactaaagactctaatatacttgtcttcttgctgagttttgcaccggggcctcccacttctcgttctactctggttagagcccgtttttgctgttctctgaagggagtacTACACACCGTTGTAGGAAATTTTCAGTTTCTTCCAAATTTCTCAGTTGAGGAAGATGGCCAACCACCCACTGCTCCACAGACAGTACTACACCACAGAGAAGCTCAAAGCCATGAGCAAACTCATGCTCAAGGTCAGTCCTCTTTCACTATCCTttgttcttttactttttttattaattctgtACTTGACCTTCAGTTTGTATAATTTGAATTTTTCAACCATTCAATTGTTGATTATCCCTTTCTCCACACTCTGTATTTCTCTGTTCCCATATTTTAACTGAACAATTGAATATACGTTTTGCTTTAGCTCTTGACGGTTGATGTGCTTGACGCTTGGTGCTGGCATCAAACTTGTACATGCGAGTTCTCAATAAAGGTTTAATCTATTTTTCTGCGTTTCCTTCCTCAGGAGCCAACTCACTTTGATGCAGATGCGGCTCTGATCCAGGAGGACATGGAGGTGATGTCAGACTTTGAGCTGCATCGTCTGTGCCAGAAAATACTCCACCATCAGCTCCTACCAGCTTGAAAACAATCTCCTGCTTGACTCTAGGAAGTtccctagccctaaccctaaaaaaCAAGGTATGTACTAATGTACAGAATCATGTGTGTGGACTGTGTGCGAAGGAGGAAGAGATAATTTATCATCATTTACTCCAACAGGGCGACAGAGTGGTACTATTCAGTCAGTTCACCATGATGCTGGACATCGTGGAAGTGATGCTGAAACATCACAAGCATCGTTACATCCGACTGGATGGATCTACACCCATAGCCGACAGGTCAGTTAGAGTTGGGCTTTATCAAATTGTTGATATGGTTAAACCTTTCCTAAATGTCCCCCCTGTACAATGGGATTTAGATGCTGAAGTTATATTATAGTAAATAAGTGAAGCATAGTCATTTTCCAAGCTGTAACAAAGTTAAAAGAATTGTCAAATTGAGAAAAGATGTCTATTATTTCACTTTATGAGCAGACATTAAATTGTGTCACACATAATGACTAAAATGATTTCTTCATCCTGCAGGATTGTGTTGATTGATGAGTTCAACACGGAccctgaaat
The genomic region above belongs to Pleuronectes platessa chromosome 4, fPlePla1.1, whole genome shotgun sequence and contains:
- the tspan36 gene encoding tetraspanin 36 — its product is MDCGIFTSKTVLLFLSLVFCAAGAVLAYIGSYVIHSYNNFDSFIQDKYALVPAAITIGISVVMFVFGLLGCCSTLRESKFGLSFFFLVIMMMFAAEVAALVFSFIYQGKISGDLERSMNESFSMYDGQGTETKGVDYLQSQLQCCGVNNYTSWANTTWFSSQNNTVPLSCCKNSTTQCTGRLDQPNLLNVAGCQVKLQSLIEDVWGYAMLVILGFAVVKFFGMTSVCVITCRSGNRRSGYQPLYA